One Olsenella sp. oral taxon 807 DNA segment encodes these proteins:
- a CDS encoding 1-acyl-sn-glycerol-3-phosphate acyltransferase, giving the protein MSGQLARGERASSSVKGVSKADRLHAFRGNSVDDYYDHGIREFPLPSRILLGIIIVVVTVATKIAWPWKIEDAELLWNDRRGRIIVMNHQSMLDPVVTVASLWFRGMRVRPIYKSEFDKSKLVTWIFSRVGAIPVVRGTADMKFIRRAQHAIERGECVLIYPEGTRVRSDDQKIEFHKGFALIARLTKAPVQPMAIVGARNITPKGTHWKRFGRVYLKAGSCIELSELGVSGRKEQTDAMERASMRAVYDLVGELRSEHPGKM; this is encoded by the coding sequence ATGAGCGGGCAGTTGGCGAGGGGCGAGCGGGCATCGAGCAGCGTGAAGGGAGTGTCCAAGGCAGACAGGCTTCACGCCTTTCGGGGCAACAGCGTCGACGACTACTATGACCATGGCATACGCGAGTTTCCGCTGCCCAGCCGCATCCTTCTCGGCATCATCATCGTCGTCGTTACCGTTGCGACCAAGATAGCCTGGCCCTGGAAGATAGAGGACGCGGAGCTGCTCTGGAACGACAGGCGCGGACGCATCATCGTGATGAACCATCAGTCCATGCTCGACCCCGTTGTCACCGTCGCGTCACTCTGGTTCAGGGGCATGCGCGTACGTCCCATCTATAAGAGCGAGTTCGACAAGAGCAAACTGGTCACCTGGATCTTCTCCCGCGTAGGTGCCATCCCCGTCGTACGGGGCACGGCCGACATGAAGTTCATCCGCCGTGCCCAGCACGCCATCGAGCGCGGAGAGTGCGTGCTCATCTATCCCGAGGGAACGCGTGTGAGGTCGGACGACCAGAAGATAGAGTTCCACAAGGGCTTCGCCCTGATTGCTCGGCTCACGAAGGCACCGGTGCAGCCCATGGCCATCGTCGGGGCACGCAACATCACGCCCAAGGGCACGCACTGGAAGCGCTTCGGGAGGGTCTACCTCAAGGCTGGCAGCTGCATCGAACTCTCGGAGCTTGGCGTGAGTGGTCGCAAGGAGCAAACCGACGCGATGGAGAGAGCCTCGATGCGCGCCGTATACGACCTCGTGGGGGAGCTCAGGAGCGAGCACCCCGGAAAGATGTGA
- the rpe gene encoding ribulose-phosphate 3-epimerase produces MLDDDVLVAPSVLSADFTRLGEELDAVADADLLHYDVMDGHFVPNLSFGPSILRQVKKASSLPLDVHLMVSNPEECVPWFLEAGADIVTFHWEAQTHAERLVSLIHDAGAKAGIALNPATPIASLEAVLDALDLVLVMTVNPGFGGQNFVGTCHRKLRQLTAMCEEHGVRPIIEVDGGIGADNATRVVRDGARALVAGTTIFSANRADNVRAIREAGRMGLLRSV; encoded by the coding sequence ATGTTGGATGATGACGTGCTCGTGGCACCATCGGTTCTCTCCGCCGACTTCACGCGCCTGGGTGAGGAGCTGGATGCGGTGGCTGACGCAGACCTCTTGCACTATGACGTGATGGACGGGCACTTTGTGCCTAACCTCTCGTTTGGGCCCTCCATTCTGAGGCAGGTCAAGAAGGCGAGCTCGCTTCCCCTAGACGTGCACCTCATGGTCTCGAACCCAGAGGAGTGCGTCCCGTGGTTCTTGGAGGCCGGGGCCGACATCGTGACCTTTCACTGGGAGGCACAGACCCATGCCGAGCGTCTCGTGAGCCTGATACATGATGCCGGCGCAAAGGCAGGCATAGCCTTGAACCCCGCGACGCCGATAGCTTCGCTCGAGGCAGTGCTCGATGCGCTCGACCTCGTCCTCGTGATGACGGTGAACCCCGGTTTTGGCGGCCAGAACTTCGTCGGCACCTGCCACAGGAAACTTCGCCAGCTCACGGCCATGTGCGAGGAGCATGGCGTACGTCCGATAATCGAGGTTGACGGCGGCATAGGCGCAGACAACGCCACGCGGGTCGTACGCGACGGCGCCCGCGCGCTCGTTGCGGGCACGACCATATTCAGCGCCAACCGCGCGGACAACGTCAGGGCCATCCGCGAGGCCGGGCGCATGGGTCTGCTGAGGAGCGTCTGA
- the cmk gene encoding (d)CMP kinase has protein sequence MIVAIDGPAASGKSSVARAVAARRQLTLLDTGAMYRAVTLDCLENNVDCSDEAAVTEIAKRAHISFDATDAGQAVLLDGRDVTGDIRTPQVDEHVSAVSAIPGVRRAMVALQRQLGANGDVIAEGRDVGTVVFPHADVKVFLTADPKARAHRRAAQRQGKDVAMDRSVQVDVKTERSVLADLIRRDRLDSTREESPLRPALDARHIDSSDLRLDEVVTQVLAAIDEVRR, from the coding sequence ATGATCGTCGCCATAGATGGCCCGGCCGCCTCGGGCAAGTCGAGCGTCGCGAGAGCCGTCGCCGCACGACGTCAGCTGACGCTGCTCGACACCGGTGCGATGTATCGCGCCGTCACCTTGGACTGCCTTGAGAACAACGTGGACTGCTCTGACGAGGCAGCCGTGACGGAGATCGCCAAGCGCGCTCACATCAGCTTTGACGCCACAGACGCCGGCCAGGCGGTACTGCTCGACGGCAGGGACGTGACAGGGGACATCCGCACGCCCCAGGTGGATGAGCACGTCTCGGCGGTCTCGGCGATCCCGGGGGTGCGCAGGGCCATGGTCGCCCTCCAACGCCAGCTGGGCGCAAACGGCGATGTCATTGCCGAGGGAAGGGACGTGGGTACCGTCGTCTTTCCCCACGCGGACGTCAAGGTCTTCCTCACCGCCGACCCTAAGGCAAGGGCGCATCGCCGCGCAGCGCAGCGACAGGGCAAGGATGTCGCCATGGACAGAAGTGTTCAGGTGGACGTCAAGACAGAGCGAAGCGTCCTTGCCGACCTCATCCGACGTGACAGGCTCGACTCGACACGTGAGGAGTCGCCGCTCAGGCCCGCCCTAGACGCGCGCCACATCGACTCATCCGACCTGCGCCTCGACGAGGTCGTAACGCAGGTCCTCGCGGCGATTGACGAGGTCAGGCGATGA
- the scpB gene encoding SMC-Scp complex subunit ScpB, with the protein MRELESLAGGSVKASLEALLLVSSDAVPACDFARALNITPGEASAALAELSAEYSDANRGFQLREVAGGWRLFTHPAFHEQVESYVLSWDTRRLSQAALETLSIIAYHQPVSREGVRAVRGVNSDGVIASLREKGLVREAGREGAKNGAVLFGTTQRFLEQFGLRSLRDLPPLEDFAPDEESRRFIRERLSGGAISSTLEEASEDIDDERELLGDDYDAGQ; encoded by the coding sequence ATGAGAGAACTCGAGAGCCTGGCGGGAGGCTCTGTCAAGGCATCCCTCGAAGCGCTACTACTCGTCTCGAGCGACGCGGTGCCTGCCTGCGACTTTGCGCGTGCCCTGAACATCACGCCCGGCGAGGCGTCAGCTGCGTTGGCCGAACTTTCGGCAGAGTACTCCGACGCCAACCGAGGCTTTCAACTTCGTGAGGTCGCGGGGGGCTGGCGGCTCTTCACCCACCCTGCCTTCCATGAGCAGGTGGAGAGCTACGTCCTTAGCTGGGACACCCGTCGTCTCTCGCAGGCTGCCCTCGAGACGCTCTCGATCATCGCCTACCATCAGCCGGTCTCTCGCGAGGGGGTGAGGGCGGTGCGTGGCGTCAACTCTGACGGCGTGATAGCCTCGTTGAGGGAGAAGGGCCTCGTCCGTGAGGCGGGACGTGAGGGTGCCAAGAACGGTGCCGTCCTCTTTGGCACAACCCAGCGCTTCCTCGAGCAGTTTGGCCTGAGGTCCCTGAGGGACCTACCACCGCTCGAGGACTTCGCCCCCGACGAGGAGTCAAGGCGCTTCATCCGCGAGCGTCTCTCGGGAGGGGCGATATCATCTACCCTAGAGGAGGCATCCGAGGACATTGATGACGAGAGGGAGCTCTTAGGCGATGACTATGACGCAGGGCAGTGA
- the ispH gene encoding 4-hydroxy-3-methylbut-2-enyl diphosphate reductase — MTAKISVADEAGACYGVNRALDMAREAAQDGVGPIHTLGPLIHNPCVVRELERRGVSVVESASEKPGGTILLRTHGVTPTEERAAHASHDVVLDATCPFVIRAHQAAERLVQKGYTVLVLGEAGHPEVEATLGHAPGAIAVSTPADLDDIALGRKVGVVVQTTQSRHNLRELVSALVGRCEELRVIDTICEATSLRQEAAAKLANDSDIVVVIGGRNSANTTRLAQICSTFCPRTHHIESSSELEGSWFKGAENIGVTAGASTPQSQIDDVIAAIGRLVGTEGVGV, encoded by the coding sequence ATGACGGCCAAGATCTCAGTCGCCGACGAGGCGGGCGCCTGCTACGGCGTCAATCGCGCCCTTGACATGGCGCGGGAGGCGGCGCAAGACGGCGTGGGACCCATTCACACGCTCGGTCCTCTCATCCACAACCCCTGCGTGGTGAGGGAGCTCGAGAGACGCGGCGTCAGCGTCGTCGAGAGCGCCTCCGAGAAGCCCGGCGGCACCATCTTGCTCAGGACCCATGGCGTCACACCCACCGAGGAGCGGGCTGCCCATGCCTCTCATGACGTGGTGCTCGACGCAACCTGCCCCTTCGTCATTCGCGCGCACCAGGCAGCCGAGAGGCTCGTCCAGAAGGGTTACACGGTGCTCGTCCTCGGTGAGGCGGGACACCCGGAGGTCGAGGCGACGCTCGGGCACGCCCCGGGTGCCATCGCCGTGTCCACTCCGGCCGATCTCGATGACATCGCACTCGGACGCAAGGTGGGTGTCGTCGTACAGACGACACAGTCACGCCACAACCTAAGGGAGCTCGTCTCTGCCCTGGTAGGGAGGTGCGAGGAGCTGCGTGTCATCGACACGATCTGCGAGGCCACGTCGCTTCGGCAGGAGGCTGCGGCCAAGCTCGCGAACGACTCCGACATCGTGGTCGTGATCGGTGGTCGCAATTCGGCCAACACGACGCGCCTCGCCCAGATCTGCTCGACGTTCTGCCCAAGGACGCATCACATAGAGTCCTCGTCGGAGCTCGAGGGCTCGTGGTTCAAGGGTGCAGAGAACATCGGCGTCACGGCGGGCGCCTCGACACCCCAGTCCCAGATAGACGACGTTATCGCTGCCATCGGAAGGCTCGTGGGGACAGAGGGCGTCGGGGTGTGA
- a CDS encoding histidine phosphatase family protein, producing the protein MGVRQHILIMRHPETIANARHVLSGRKDVDLTPRGERQMYQAIDAIEAWKPDRIWTSPLSRCKSIAEEAASRLKVPCRVEDGLQEMEFGSAQDLTISELSKRGLHFPWSFDGQGHSVTAPGAESFETLLARAKGVLDRLFPLEGRTACVTHGGVSRALLGAALDVPVKTFWNMRIANVSSQLLSCDGQTFTLCALGLAPEEVIERVRRPELFGADVADSFEKE; encoded by the coding sequence ATGGGCGTTAGGCAACACATCCTCATCATGAGACATCCCGAGACGATCGCCAACGCCCGACACGTACTCTCGGGCAGGAAGGACGTAGACCTCACGCCTAGAGGCGAGCGGCAGATGTATCAGGCCATCGATGCGATCGAGGCCTGGAAGCCCGACCGCATCTGGACCTCGCCCCTCTCGCGCTGCAAGTCGATCGCCGAGGAGGCCGCCTCGCGGCTCAAGGTGCCCTGCAGGGTCGAGGATGGCCTCCAGGAGATGGAGTTTGGTTCGGCTCAGGACCTGACGATATCGGAGCTCTCGAAGAGGGGCCTTCACTTCCCCTGGTCCTTTGACGGACAGGGCCACTCCGTCACGGCGCCGGGCGCGGAGAGCTTCGAGACCCTCCTTGCACGAGCGAAGGGCGTGCTCGACAGGCTCTTCCCGCTGGAGGGCAGGACCGCCTGCGTCACCCATGGGGGAGTCTCCCGCGCGCTTCTGGGTGCCGCCCTCGACGTGCCCGTAAAGACGTTCTGGAACATGAGGATTGCCAACGTGAGCTCGCAGCTGCTCAGCTGTGATGGTCAAACGTTCACGCTCTGTGCGCTGGGACTTGCTCCCGAGGAGGTCATCGAGAGGGTGCGGAGGCCCGAGCTGTTCGGTGCTGACGTCGCAGACAGCTTCGAGAAGGAGTAG
- the der gene encoding ribosome biogenesis GTPase Der, producing the protein MPKPKVAVVGRPNVGKSTLVNRLAASRDAIVHESSGVTRDRSYHDCDWNGRDFVLIDTGGIETTKSKDAFAPHIREQAIVACDEADAIVFVVDGSVGVTDEDEEVARVVRASKKPLFLVVNKIDDPSASLESWNYYSLGVGEPRPISAGHGHGTGDLLDDIVHVLPETEDDATDNPALGLAIIGRPNVGKSSLANRLAKTRRFIVADLSGTTRDATDTLISWKGQTIRLVDTAGMRKKAQVHEDVEYYSFVRGLAAMDRADVCLLVVDSTVGITEQDQKLLGMAVERGCGVVIVLNKWDLIDSGEKRRELSSSLSQRMGHASWVPVVNASALTGAAIDRVLQTAVRVAAVRASQIKTSRLNELISRIREDGHTVTDKGRRLKLRYGTQTATKPPTITFWCSAPDLVDDNYERFLENRLRESLELEGTPIRLKFRGKENPK; encoded by the coding sequence ATGCCCAAGCCCAAGGTAGCTGTTGTGGGACGGCCTAACGTAGGTAAGTCCACCCTCGTTAACCGACTTGCCGCGAGCCGCGACGCCATCGTACACGAGTCGAGCGGCGTCACCCGCGATCGTTCCTACCACGACTGTGACTGGAACGGCCGCGACTTCGTGCTCATAGACACGGGCGGCATAGAGACGACCAAAAGCAAAGACGCCTTCGCGCCGCACATTCGCGAGCAGGCGATCGTCGCCTGCGACGAGGCGGATGCGATCGTCTTCGTCGTGGATGGCTCGGTGGGCGTCACCGACGAGGATGAGGAGGTCGCCCGCGTCGTGAGGGCGTCCAAGAAGCCCCTCTTCCTCGTGGTCAACAAGATCGATGACCCAAGCGCCAGCCTAGAGAGCTGGAACTACTATTCGCTCGGCGTCGGAGAACCAAGGCCGATATCGGCGGGCCATGGCCACGGTACAGGGGACCTCCTCGACGATATCGTCCACGTCCTGCCCGAGACCGAGGACGATGCGACGGATAACCCCGCTCTTGGCCTCGCCATCATCGGTAGACCCAATGTGGGCAAGTCATCGCTCGCGAACCGCCTCGCGAAGACGAGGCGGTTCATCGTGGCTGATCTCTCGGGCACGACCCGCGATGCCACAGATACCCTCATCAGCTGGAAGGGACAGACCATCCGCCTCGTGGACACCGCAGGCATGCGCAAGAAGGCCCAGGTCCACGAGGATGTCGAGTACTACAGCTTCGTGAGGGGCCTTGCGGCCATGGATAGGGCCGACGTCTGCCTGCTCGTGGTCGACTCGACGGTCGGCATCACCGAGCAGGACCAGAAGCTTCTGGGCATGGCGGTAGAGCGTGGCTGTGGGGTCGTCATCGTGCTCAACAAGTGGGACCTCATCGACAGCGGTGAGAAACGCAGAGAGCTATCGTCTTCCCTCAGCCAACGCATGGGTCACGCCAGCTGGGTCCCCGTCGTCAACGCGTCCGCCCTCACGGGCGCGGCCATAGACCGCGTGCTCCAGACGGCCGTCAGGGTCGCGGCCGTGCGTGCGTCCCAGATCAAGACGAGCCGGCTCAATGAGCTTATCTCCAGGATACGCGAGGACGGTCACACCGTCACGGACAAGGGTCGCAGACTCAAGCTCCGCTACGGGACCCAGACGGCCACCAAGCCCCCCACCATCACCTTCTGGTGCAGCGCACCTGACCTCGTCGATGACAACTACGAGCGCTTCCTCGAGAACCGCCTGCGTGAGAGCCTCGAGCTTGAGGGGACGCCCATCCGCCTCAAGTTCAGGGGAAAGGAGAACCCGAAGTGA
- a CDS encoding cysteine desulfurase family protein yields MDETALSHLYLDYAASAPLRSEALEAEADYDRSPFAGANPNSLHTLGRRAARALDGARRDITSALGGGFRPQDLAFTSGGTESNNLALHGMAEGARGRDRRRRRIVISAIEHDSEIDVAPSLRDEGFTVTLVRPGTDGRVSPDALDAVLADDVALVSIMSANNETGIVQPLAELAAASHEAGALMHTDAAQAFGKIPLALEDVDGVSLSAHKIGGPVGVGALVLRSRCPFRPREFGGGQEGGRRPGTQDVRGALAFAAVTRFCSDGLEARRLEVEGRAQALYDRLCAPKTGILPTTTAQLDEGRLPGIVSVMTRRLDSPTLVLRLDQAGFEVSAGSACSSASLDASHVLLAMGIPREAALGSLRISFDERVGTDELDRFAQELLRIVSSAR; encoded by the coding sequence GTGGACGAGACTGCGCTGAGCCACCTGTATCTGGACTACGCCGCATCGGCGCCCCTGCGCAGCGAGGCCCTTGAGGCCGAGGCAGACTACGACCGCTCGCCCTTTGCCGGCGCCAACCCCAACTCCCTCCATACCCTGGGTCGCAGGGCAGCCCGTGCGCTTGACGGCGCACGCAGGGACATCACGAGCGCCCTAGGGGGTGGTTTCAGGCCCCAGGACCTCGCCTTCACCTCAGGTGGCACCGAATCCAACAACCTCGCCCTCCACGGCATGGCAGAGGGTGCCCGAGGACGTGACCGCAGGCGGAGACGCATCGTGATCTCAGCCATAGAGCACGACTCCGAGATCGACGTCGCTCCCTCGCTCAGGGACGAGGGCTTTACGGTGACGCTCGTGAGGCCCGGCACAGACGGTAGGGTCTCGCCAGATGCGCTGGACGCCGTCCTGGCAGATGACGTGGCGCTCGTCTCCATCATGAGCGCCAACAACGAGACGGGCATCGTCCAACCCCTGGCGGAGCTTGCCGCAGCGTCACACGAGGCGGGTGCCCTCATGCACACCGATGCCGCACAGGCCTTTGGGAAGATCCCGCTTGCGCTTGAGGACGTAGACGGCGTGAGCCTGTCCGCGCACAAGATAGGTGGTCCCGTGGGCGTCGGGGCCCTCGTGCTGCGCAGCCGCTGCCCTTTCAGGCCACGCGAGTTCGGTGGCGGCCAGGAGGGAGGCAGAAGGCCAGGCACCCAGGACGTGAGGGGAGCACTCGCCTTCGCGGCCGTGACAAGATTCTGCTCAGACGGCCTTGAGGCGAGGCGCCTTGAGGTGGAAGGTCGTGCCCAGGCCCTCTACGACAGGCTCTGCGCCCCCAAGACGGGCATCCTGCCCACGACGACAGCCCAGCTAGACGAGGGCCGTCTGCCGGGCATCGTCTCTGTCATGACGCGCAGGCTCGACTCGCCGACGCTCGTCTTGAGGCTCGACCAGGCGGGCTTTGAGGTCTCGGCAGGCTCTGCCTGCTCCTCGGCCTCGCTCGACGCGAGCCATGTCCTTCTCGCCATGGGAATACCGCGCGAGGCCGCCCTCGGGTCTTTGCGCATCTCGTTTGACGAGCGCGTGGGCACAGACGAGCTCGATCGCTTTGCGCAAGAGCTCCTTCGCATCGTCTCGTCCGCACGCTAG
- a CDS encoding glycerol-3-phosphate acyltransferase, translated as MTAPIIICTAAFMLAAYFVCGIPFGLVVAKGSPEHVDVRTVGSGNIGMTNVARAAGGKAAGKTFLLDMGKGLVIMAVARFGLGLASGGGWGAMSAAGPFAPCLSLVFMACIFGHIFSPYLGFHGGKGISVGLGAGLVLLWPMALSAFAIFLVLVIPTRYISLGSIAAALTMPFLGLLFKMDPVASIFVFIPCIVALWRHRENVKRLATGKESRFSLHKDDSARKGR; from the coding sequence GTGACGGCTCCCATCATCATCTGCACGGCCGCCTTCATGCTCGCAGCCTACTTCGTCTGTGGCATACCCTTCGGCCTGGTCGTTGCCAAGGGATCTCCCGAGCACGTCGACGTGCGCACGGTCGGATCGGGAAACATCGGCATGACCAACGTGGCGCGTGCCGCAGGCGGCAAGGCCGCCGGCAAGACGTTTTTGCTCGACATGGGAAAGGGCCTTGTCATCATGGCGGTGGCGCGCTTCGGCCTCGGCCTCGCGAGCGGCGGAGGCTGGGGGGCGATGTCGGCCGCAGGTCCTTTCGCCCCCTGTCTCTCCCTCGTGTTCATGGCCTGCATCTTCGGTCACATATTTTCTCCCTACCTTGGCTTTCATGGCGGCAAGGGTATCTCTGTGGGGCTTGGGGCGGGCCTTGTGCTCCTGTGGCCCATGGCGCTCTCGGCTTTCGCCATCTTCCTGGTACTCGTCATCCCGACGCGCTACATATCACTCGGCTCGATCGCTGCCGCCCTCACGATGCCCTTCCTTGGACTCCTCTTCAAGATGGATCCCGTGGCATCGATCTTCGTCTTCATCCCCTGTATCGTCGCCCTCTGGCGCCACCGGGAAAACGTCAAGAGGCTCGCCACAGGAAAGGAAAGCCGCTTCTCGCTGCACAAGGATGACTCCGCCAGGAAGGGACGCTAA
- a CDS encoding zinc ribbon domain-containing protein: MRDHEALLRLQEIDLTLMRISARLKSMPQEQKLEVVKRSKRKLQSELSHIVGQRKDDEMEIEEGDEERERLLEAQQQVRQTALTETNYRQIKGYEEQLSTIAKKLEKLSHNRSEKSQLTEKLRKAESNALSLLERLDAQRRELVASKERDISSLMDRAAALAKERKELLGALDERTQESYERTMRRFGGLAVEVLSGNMPSTCRVRLQPSQLAAALNQGPITECPYCHRILVIEGDGA, encoded by the coding sequence ATGAGAGACCATGAGGCCCTGCTTAGGCTCCAGGAGATAGACCTCACCCTGATGCGCATAAGCGCACGGCTCAAGTCCATGCCACAGGAGCAGAAGCTCGAGGTCGTCAAGCGGTCAAAGAGGAAGCTCCAAAGCGAACTTTCGCACATCGTGGGCCAGCGCAAGGATGACGAGATGGAGATCGAGGAGGGCGACGAGGAGCGCGAGCGCCTCCTCGAGGCGCAGCAACAAGTCAGGCAGACCGCCCTGACAGAGACCAACTACCGCCAGATCAAGGGCTACGAGGAGCAGCTCTCGACGATTGCCAAGAAGCTCGAGAAGCTCTCGCATAACAGGTCGGAAAAGTCCCAGCTCACGGAGAAGCTTCGCAAGGCCGAGTCAAACGCCCTCTCCCTGCTCGAACGCCTTGACGCCCAGAGGCGCGAACTTGTCGCCTCCAAGGAGAGGGACATCTCTAGTCTCATGGACAGGGCCGCTGCGCTGGCCAAGGAGCGCAAGGAGCTGCTCGGGGCTCTCGACGAGAGGACCCAGGAGAGCTACGAGCGGACGATGAGACGCTTCGGTGGGCTTGCGGTCGAGGTGCTGAGCGGCAACATGCCGAGCACCTGTCGCGTGCGACTCCAACCCAGCCAACTCGCGGCCGCGCTCAACCAAGGACCAATCACCGAGTGTCCCTACTGTCACAGGATCCTCGTCATCGAAGGGGATGGGGCATGA
- a CDS encoding pseudouridine synthase, with protein sequence MTMTQGSELRVDRVHPHTMRLQRFLARAGVASRRGSEQLMRTGRVRVNDRVTSELGSKVDVDHDVVTVDGRPCHLSDTHRHLMLYKPAGYVTTMSDPQGRPCVASLVPVDRNPGLYPVGRLDADATGLLLFTTNGDLGNRLLHPSGHVWKHYLTLIRGTLSTAELRRIEAGIRMGDDVARPAKVELLAQGDKRTRSVSPRGVPQGMSVVGLTIHEGKKHQVKRMLEAAGHEVVRLHRDEFGPLRLTGLASGQARELTDEERRAVEALAGDMTTKAGRKGTSHGR encoded by the coding sequence ATGACTATGACGCAGGGCAGTGAGCTTAGGGTGGACCGCGTCCACCCCCATACCATGCGACTCCAGCGCTTCCTCGCCCGCGCAGGCGTGGCCAGCAGAAGGGGATCTGAGCAGCTCATGAGGACAGGCCGCGTTCGCGTGAATGACAGGGTCACAAGCGAGCTCGGAAGCAAGGTTGACGTAGACCACGACGTCGTTACGGTTGACGGCAGGCCCTGCCACCTCTCTGACACCCACCGCCACCTCATGCTCTACAAGCCTGCGGGCTATGTGACGACGATGAGCGATCCTCAAGGGAGGCCCTGCGTCGCCTCGCTCGTGCCCGTTGACAGAAACCCAGGCCTCTATCCGGTGGGGCGCCTCGACGCGGACGCGACGGGACTGCTCCTCTTCACGACCAACGGAGACCTGGGAAACCGGCTGCTGCACCCCTCTGGCCACGTATGGAAGCACTACCTGACCCTCATCCGAGGGACGCTGAGCACGGCTGAGCTGAGGCGCATCGAGGCTGGCATCAGGATGGGCGATGACGTCGCGCGCCCCGCCAAGGTGGAGCTTTTGGCCCAAGGTGACAAAAGGACAAGGTCCGTGAGTCCAAGGGGTGTGCCCCAGGGGATGAGCGTTGTCGGCCTCACCATCCACGAGGGCAAGAAGCACCAGGTGAAGCGTATGCTCGAGGCTGCCGGCCACGAGGTCGTGCGTCTCCACAGAGACGAGTTCGGGCCACTCAGGCTCACGGGGCTTGCATCCGGCCAAGCCCGTGAGCTCACGGACGAGGAGCGTAGGGCCGTGGAGGCCCTCGCCGGGGACATGACGACCAAGGCCGGACGGAAGGGGACATCGCATGGGCGTTAG
- a CDS encoding NAD(P)H-dependent glycerol-3-phosphate dehydrogenase, producing MLDTVLVMGTGSWGTAAAGLVSENARRVVMWAHSPEVAQSINEQHTNPRHLRDYVLPATIAATSDAAEAVRGADAIVIAVPSNHLRNVLGGFVGLVGEDVPMLVLTKGIEPGSHLLMTEVVSDVLGNPGRVAALSGPNHAEEVCQGRVSAAVVGSERASVSSLFQGLFLSRRFRVYRTDDLRGIEVCAAVKNVIAIASGVCAGTSLGDNALAVLMTRGLAEMSRVVHAMGGNPMTCMGLAGMGDLIVTCTSVHSRNRTFGMALAHGASLEGYESATGMVVEGARAVVSVCELARERGIETPITAAVHAILYEGSNVDEAAHTLLSRIPDEEFYGLTAN from the coding sequence ATGCTGGATACAGTTCTGGTCATGGGCACAGGGTCGTGGGGTACGGCCGCAGCCGGCCTCGTGAGCGAGAACGCAAGGCGAGTCGTCATGTGGGCGCACTCGCCCGAGGTCGCCCAGTCGATAAACGAGCAGCACACGAACCCCCGCCATCTGCGTGACTACGTGCTCCCCGCCACGATCGCCGCGACGAGTGACGCGGCCGAGGCAGTCAGGGGGGCGGATGCCATCGTGATCGCCGTCCCCTCCAACCACCTGCGAAACGTGCTCGGCGGCTTCGTCGGCCTTGTGGGCGAAGACGTGCCCATGCTCGTCCTCACCAAGGGCATCGAGCCAGGCTCGCACCTTCTCATGACGGAGGTGGTCTCCGACGTCCTCGGCAACCCTGGGCGCGTGGCAGCGCTCTCGGGTCCCAACCATGCCGAGGAGGTCTGCCAAGGCAGGGTCTCGGCCGCCGTCGTGGGATCTGAGCGCGCGAGCGTCTCGTCACTCTTTCAGGGTCTCTTCCTGAGCCGCCGCTTCAGGGTATACCGCACCGACGACCTGAGGGGCATCGAGGTCTGTGCGGCGGTCAAGAATGTCATTGCCATCGCCAGCGGCGTCTGCGCGGGGACGAGCCTTGGGGACAACGCACTGGCGGTGCTCATGACCCGCGGACTTGCCGAGATGAGCCGCGTCGTTCACGCGATGGGGGGAAACCCCATGACCTGCATGGGTCTTGCCGGCATGGGCGACCTCATCGTCACCTGTACCTCCGTGCACTCTCGTAACCGCACCTTTGGCATGGCGCTCGCCCATGGGGCGTCGCTTGAGGGCTACGAGAGCGCGACCGGCATGGTCGTCGAGGGGGCGCGCGCGGTCGTGAGCGTCTGCGAGCTCGCTCGCGAGCGAGGCATCGAGACGCCGATAACCGCTGCCGTCCATGCCATCCTCTATGAGGGAAGCAATGTCGACGAGGCGGCACACACGCTGCTCTCGCGCATTCCCGACGAGGAGTTCTACGGTCTTACGGCAAACTGA